Proteins encoded within one genomic window of Polypterus senegalus isolate Bchr_013 chromosome 6, ASM1683550v1, whole genome shotgun sequence:
- the mrto4 gene encoding mRNA turnover protein 4 homolog, which yields MPKSKRDKKISLTKTAKKGLEAKQKLIEELRKCVDTYRYLFIFSVANVRNSKLKVIRTAWKHSRFFFGKNKVMMVALGKGCEDEYKDNLHKISKRLRGEVGLLFTNKTREDVQEYFNHFKEMDFARAGNKASMNVTLDEGPLEKFPHSMEPQLRQLGLPTALKKGVVTLLSDYEVCKEGDVLTPEQARILKLFGIQMAEFKVNIRCMWNSETGEYEQLSEETEEEEEEQEMDEDVDE from the exons tATCcttaacaaaaacagcaaagaagggattagaagcaaaacaaaaattaattgaaGAG ctgcGTAAATGTGTGGATACATACAGGTATCTCTTCATATTTTCTGTTGCCAATGTGAGGAATAGCAAATTAAAAGTTATCAGGACAGCATGGAAGCACAGCAG gtttttctttggaaaaaacaAAGTAATGATGGTTGCTTTGGGAAAAGGATGTGAAGATGAGTACAAGGATAATTTGCACAAG ATCAGCAAGCGTTTGAGAGGAGAGGTCGGCCTATTATTTACTAACAAAACCCGTGAAGATGTTCAAGA GTACTTCAACCACTTTAAGGAGATGGACTTTGCCCGTGCAGGAAATAAGGCCAGCATGAATGTGACTCTGGATGAGGGACCACTTGAAAAGTTTCCTCACTCTATGGAGCCTCAGTTACGGCAGCTTGGACTTCCCACAGCTCTGAAGAAAG gGGTTGTAACATTGTTGTCCGATTATGAAGTTTGTAAAGAAGGAGATGTTCTGACTCCAGAGCAGGCACGGATTCTA AAACTCTTTGGAATCCAAATGGCAGAATTTAAGGTGAATATAAGATGTATGTGGAATTCAGAGACTGGGGAATATGAGCAGCTAAGTGAAGAAactgaggaagaggaagaagaacagGAAATGGATGAAGATGTTGATGAGTGA